One genomic region from Fictibacillus marinisediminis encodes:
- a CDS encoding sugar ABC transporter ATP-binding protein, with protein MSDKTLVHLTGIYKSFSDVHVLKNVSFDVQTGEVHALMGENGAGKSTLMKIMAGIYERDKGTITVKGKDVHFSNPKEAEEMGIGVVHQELNIIPYLTVTENLFLGKELTYGKTGILRTSDMRKRTKKALQQLGVEINPDAVAGELSVGQQQMIEIAKVLETNSDCIIMDEPTAALTDREIEALFTVIEKLKKQGVGIVYISHRMEEIFQMCDRISVLRDGDFIGTKIVKETNFDEIVSMMVGRQLGERFPDRKAKIGPERLRVEGLSRKEHFEDIHFDVKQGEILGVAGLMGAGRTEIMEAIFGYKKKDGGSVYLDGKPMNISKPSDAIAAGLAFVTEDRKDKGLVVGMTVRENFTLTNLKAVSNGGVISASAEQKETERLIKKLHVKTSGGEQIVKSLSGGNQQKIVIGKWVNNQPKVLILDEPTRGVDVGAKKEIYQIMNELTEQGVSIIMVSSELPEILGMSDRILVIHEGKISRILNREEADQEKIMHAATGGM; from the coding sequence ATGAGTGATAAGACACTTGTTCATTTAACAGGTATCTATAAATCATTTTCAGATGTTCATGTGCTAAAAAATGTGAGCTTTGACGTGCAGACTGGCGAAGTTCATGCTCTCATGGGAGAAAACGGCGCAGGCAAATCAACACTGATGAAAATCATGGCCGGCATCTATGAACGAGACAAAGGGACAATCACGGTAAAAGGGAAGGACGTGCACTTCTCCAATCCGAAAGAGGCAGAGGAGATGGGGATCGGCGTCGTGCATCAGGAGCTGAATATCATTCCCTATCTGACTGTGACGGAAAATCTTTTCCTGGGAAAAGAGCTGACGTATGGCAAGACTGGCATTTTGCGGACGTCCGATATGCGAAAACGAACGAAAAAAGCACTCCAGCAGCTTGGGGTGGAAATCAATCCTGATGCGGTTGCTGGCGAGCTTTCGGTCGGACAGCAGCAGATGATCGAGATCGCCAAAGTGCTTGAAACAAATTCGGACTGCATCATCATGGACGAGCCGACAGCCGCACTTACCGACCGTGAAATCGAAGCGCTTTTTACCGTGATTGAAAAGCTGAAAAAGCAAGGTGTCGGCATCGTCTACATCTCCCACCGGATGGAGGAAATCTTCCAGATGTGTGACCGGATCTCAGTTCTTCGTGACGGTGATTTTATCGGTACGAAAATCGTTAAAGAAACGAATTTTGATGAAATTGTTTCAATGATGGTTGGCCGTCAGCTTGGCGAGCGGTTTCCTGATCGGAAGGCGAAGATCGGCCCGGAACGGCTGAGAGTGGAAGGCCTTTCGAGAAAAGAACACTTCGAAGACATTCACTTTGACGTCAAGCAGGGAGAAATTTTGGGTGTAGCAGGCCTGATGGGCGCGGGTCGGACCGAGATCATGGAAGCCATCTTCGGCTATAAGAAAAAGGATGGCGGCAGCGTTTATCTCGACGGCAAACCGATGAACATCTCGAAGCCATCAGATGCGATTGCGGCCGGATTGGCCTTTGTCACAGAGGACCGCAAAGATAAAGGGCTTGTTGTAGGGATGACCGTTCGTGAAAATTTCACCCTAACCAATTTGAAAGCGGTGTCAAACGGCGGTGTGATCTCCGCAAGTGCTGAACAGAAAGAAACGGAGCGGCTCATTAAAAAACTCCACGTGAAAACGTCCGGCGGGGAACAAATCGTCAAATCGCTGAGCGGTGGAAATCAGCAAAAGATCGTTATCGGAAAATGGGTGAACAATCAGCCGAAAGTGTTGATATTGGACGAGCCGACCCGTGGCGTGGACGTTGGTGCGAAAAAAGAAATCTATCAGATTATGAATGAACTGACGGAGCAGGGAGTGTCCATCATTATGGTATCCTCCGAGCTGCCGGAAATTTTAGGAATGAGTGACCGGATCCTTGTCATTCATGAAGGAAAAATCAGCAGGATTCTCAACCGCGAAGAAGCGGATCAGGAAAAAATCATGCATGCTGCAACAGGAGGGATGTAA
- the rbsD gene encoding D-ribose pyranase codes for MKKQGILNSEIASVLARMGHTDTIVIADCGLPIPDDVKRIDLALTMGTPGFLETLQAVADDMQVEEVTLAEELEENEAYLSKVLVAVPGTAQNRVSHETFKELTKNAKAVIRTGETTPYANIILHAGVIF; via the coding sequence ATGAAAAAACAAGGGATATTGAACAGCGAGATTGCTTCGGTTCTCGCACGAATGGGCCACACAGATACGATTGTCATCGCAGACTGCGGCTTACCGATTCCGGACGATGTTAAACGCATCGACCTCGCCCTGACGATGGGGACACCAGGCTTTTTGGAAACGCTGCAGGCGGTCGCGGATGACATGCAGGTGGAGGAAGTAACGCTTGCTGAGGAATTGGAAGAGAACGAAGCGTATCTCAGCAAGGTCCTCGTAGCGGTGCCAGGCACCGCGCAAAATAGGGTCTCTCATGAAACGTTCAAGGAATTAACGAAGAATGCGAAAGCGGTCATCCGTACGGGTGAAACAACGCCTTATGCCAACATCATTTTACATGCGGGGGTGATTTTCTAA
- the hmpA gene encoding NO-inducible flavohemoprotein, which produces MLDEKTINIVQSTAPVLKEHSKEIGKRFYELLFEKAPDLLNIFNQTNQKRGLQQEALGYAVYAAGEYITNLDTLKPVIERISQKHRAIGIKPEQYPVVGETLLQAVKDVLGDTATDEIIEAWGKAYGYISDAFINLEKKLYEKTEQQPGGWEGYRAFYVDKKVKESEEVTSFYLKPKDGKAIASYKAGQYLTIKAEIPGEKYTHIRHYSLSEAPGKDYYRISVKREDEHGDSPDGIVSNYLHHHIQSSDALQFSAPAGDFVLNNDHLPIVLISGGIGITPLLSMLNTIVEEKAPNQVTFIHATRNSKTHAFKEHVKQLENDYENVKSFICYDSPTEEDKKAKNYDKEGYIDLDSLQSILAKKEANFYLCGSVPFMEAIIKALNEWEVPKEHIHYEVFRPVAILGEE; this is translated from the coding sequence ATGCTTGATGAAAAAACCATTAATATCGTACAATCAACCGCCCCTGTTTTAAAAGAGCACAGTAAAGAAATAGGAAAAAGATTTTACGAACTATTATTTGAAAAAGCTCCTGACTTACTTAACATCTTCAATCAAACCAATCAAAAAAGAGGTCTCCAGCAGGAAGCACTAGGATATGCCGTTTATGCAGCTGGAGAATACATTACAAATCTGGATACTCTTAAACCAGTTATTGAAAGGATTTCACAAAAACATCGGGCCATTGGAATAAAACCTGAACAATATCCTGTTGTAGGTGAAACATTGCTTCAAGCAGTAAAAGATGTTCTTGGTGATACTGCAACAGATGAAATTATCGAAGCGTGGGGTAAAGCATATGGATATATTTCTGACGCTTTTATTAATCTTGAGAAAAAACTTTACGAAAAAACCGAACAACAGCCAGGAGGCTGGGAAGGATATCGGGCTTTTTACGTAGATAAGAAAGTAAAGGAAAGCGAAGAGGTCACTTCATTTTATTTAAAGCCTAAAGACGGGAAGGCAATTGCTTCGTATAAAGCTGGTCAATATCTTACGATTAAGGCAGAAATTCCTGGCGAGAAATACACGCATATTCGCCATTACAGCTTATCTGAAGCACCTGGTAAAGATTACTACCGCATCAGCGTTAAGCGTGAAGATGAGCATGGAGATTCTCCAGATGGAATTGTTTCAAACTATCTGCATCATCACATTCAATCTAGTGATGCACTTCAATTTTCTGCCCCTGCTGGTGATTTTGTTCTCAACAATGATCATTTACCAATTGTGCTGATTAGTGGAGGAATTGGAATTACTCCTTTATTAAGTATGTTAAATACAATCGTCGAAGAAAAAGCACCAAACCAAGTTACGTTCATTCATGCAACAAGGAACAGCAAAACACATGCATTTAAAGAACATGTGAAGCAATTGGAAAACGATTATGAAAATGTAAAATCATTTATTTGTTATGATTCACCCACTGAAGAGGATAAAAAAGCCAAAAATTATGATAAAGAAGGATATATTGATTTGGACTCCCTGCAATCCATACTCGCTAAGAAAGAAGCTAATTTTTATCTCTGCGGTTCCGTTCCGTTTATGGAAGCGATTATTAAAGCCTTGAATGAATGGGAAGTTCCCAAGGAACATATCCATTACGAGGTTTTTCGTCCGGTGGCAATATTGGGAGAAGAGTAG
- a CDS encoding MFS transporter, with product MVVDRGIINYLDRANLSIAAPEMMKELGLTATDIGLLGTVFSWSYALMQLPSGWLIDRFGTKKVYTIALIWWSGATMLTGAVHKMSTFIMSRVLLGVGEAPCFPTMAKITSYWFPKKERGLATGIWDSSSKWGPAIAPPLLVFLMVTFGWRALFYITGAIGIVFAIGFFIFYKNPDKSRKLSEMELEYIQSEGAGSEHSIQTSKIKWGELFKYRSVWGMILGFFCTIWIWNIFLVFLPLFLTNVHHVSLKELGIYAGIPWLGGIFGNIFGGYLTKKLVDKEITTPIKAKRALISISAISAAIVVCAVPFVTGLAMTLTLLTLALCFISAMTGSAWALAGDIAPPSMVASVGAIQNFGGYFGGAFSPVVAGIIVDTTGSYSLAFISGGLIAGCAALCYWFIVKNPIQE from the coding sequence TTGGTTGTTGATCGGGGGATCATCAACTATCTTGACCGGGCGAATCTTTCCATAGCAGCTCCAGAAATGATGAAAGAACTCGGGCTTACTGCCACAGACATCGGATTGCTGGGAACCGTTTTTTCTTGGAGTTATGCGCTGATGCAGCTCCCTTCCGGCTGGCTGATCGACCGTTTCGGAACGAAAAAGGTCTATACGATCGCATTGATTTGGTGGAGCGGCGCTACCATGCTGACTGGGGCAGTACATAAAATGTCTACCTTTATCATGTCCCGGGTTTTGCTTGGTGTGGGTGAAGCTCCATGTTTTCCAACCATGGCCAAGATTACTTCTTATTGGTTTCCGAAAAAGGAAAGAGGGCTTGCGACAGGGATATGGGACTCATCCTCCAAGTGGGGACCCGCTATAGCACCGCCATTGCTCGTTTTTCTCATGGTAACTTTTGGCTGGAGAGCCCTCTTTTATATCACGGGTGCCATCGGCATTGTATTTGCCATCGGATTTTTCATCTTTTATAAAAATCCGGACAAAAGCCGCAAGCTTTCCGAGATGGAGCTGGAATATATACAATCGGAAGGCGCTGGTTCGGAACATAGCATTCAAACATCCAAAATTAAATGGGGAGAATTATTTAAGTATCGAAGTGTATGGGGGATGATTCTTGGCTTTTTCTGTACCATTTGGATCTGGAATATCTTCCTTGTCTTTCTTCCTCTCTTTTTAACAAACGTCCATCATGTCTCATTGAAAGAACTGGGGATCTATGCCGGGATTCCATGGCTTGGCGGGATCTTCGGAAATATTTTCGGAGGATACCTTACGAAAAAGCTCGTGGATAAGGAAATCACTACACCTATCAAAGCAAAGCGTGCGCTTATTAGTATCAGTGCCATCTCTGCTGCCATAGTGGTCTGTGCCGTTCCGTTCGTGACTGGACTTGCCATGACGCTCACACTGTTGACGCTTGCTCTTTGTTTTATTTCAGCAATGACGGGAAGTGCATGGGCGCTCGCGGGTGATATCGCACCGCCTTCCATGGTTGCATCAGTCGGAGCCATCCAGAATTTTGGCGGCTATTTTGGAGGAGCCTTTTCTCCTGTTGTAGCCGGAATAATCGTGGATACTACAGGTTCCTACTCCCTTGCTTTTATCTCCGGCGGTCTGATCGCAGGCTGTGCGGCATTATGTTATTGGTTTATCGTAAAAAATCCTATTCAAGAATAA
- the rbsB gene encoding ribose ABC transporter substrate-binding protein RbsB, whose protein sequence is MKNMFKGLIILVIGALMLTACSTKAPGTDDNKKKGKGDLKIGLSVSTLNNPFFVTLKEGAEKEAKKAGVQLKTVDAQDDSAKQVNDIEDLIQQGVDVLLVNPTDSAAISSAIESANSANIPVITVDRSAEGGKVVSHIASDNVKGGQMAGDYIAKQLKGKGNVVELEGISGSSAARERGEGFHKAVDKEKGIKVVAKQTASFDRAKGLNVMENILQGNKKVDAVFAHNDEMALGALQALEAAGLKDVVVVGFDATDDAQKAIKEGKMAATVAQKPDMIGSEAVQTAVKVNKDEKVEKFVPVDLDLITK, encoded by the coding sequence ATGAAAAATATGTTTAAGGGTTTAATTATTCTCGTCATTGGGGCTTTGATGCTTACGGCCTGTTCCACAAAAGCGCCGGGAACAGACGACAACAAGAAAAAGGGCAAGGGCGATCTAAAGATTGGTCTTTCCGTTTCAACATTAAACAACCCATTCTTTGTTACGTTAAAAGAAGGGGCTGAAAAAGAAGCAAAGAAAGCTGGGGTACAGCTGAAAACAGTAGATGCACAGGATGATTCAGCCAAGCAGGTCAATGACATCGAAGACTTGATCCAGCAAGGCGTGGATGTACTTCTAGTGAACCCAACAGATTCAGCAGCGATCTCTTCAGCGATTGAATCAGCGAACAGCGCCAACATTCCGGTCATCACGGTTGACCGCAGTGCAGAAGGCGGAAAAGTCGTTTCTCACATTGCATCAGATAACGTTAAAGGCGGTCAAATGGCCGGCGATTATATCGCGAAGCAGCTTAAAGGAAAAGGTAATGTAGTAGAGCTTGAAGGAATCTCTGGATCTTCTGCAGCGCGCGAGCGTGGAGAAGGCTTCCATAAAGCAGTCGATAAAGAAAAGGGCATTAAAGTTGTAGCAAAACAAACAGCAAGCTTTGACCGTGCTAAAGGATTGAACGTAATGGAAAACATCCTGCAAGGCAACAAAAAAGTAGATGCGGTGTTTGCTCATAACGATGAGATGGCGCTTGGAGCACTTCAGGCATTGGAAGCAGCCGGTTTGAAAGACGTCGTTGTTGTCGGGTTTGATGCAACGGACGATGCGCAAAAAGCAATCAAAGAAGGCAAGATGGCGGCCACTGTTGCACAGAAGCCAGACATGATCGGTTCCGAGGCGGTTCAAACAGCGGTCAAAGTGAACAAAGACGAAAAGGTAGAGAAGTTCGTTCCAGTCGATTTAGATCTTATTACGAAATAA
- a CDS encoding STAS domain-containing protein yields the protein MHQVPFDLSSTDVLNSIGEVIILADKEYKIIWMNIKAKEILGTIAPYYGLSSSDDFIGLNMDYFHNKPDHQRRVMGRLEGGHRARINIKDKVIADIVITPIRKEQGFMVMLMDVTSKVEEDKRKERLIKDLSVPILNIWDRTIALTLIGSLEIDRGEHIITTVLEECVNNGVRFVMVSLRGITTFDDSVRYNLTKLYDCLNLIGVECVIVGINPELAMNIQELNHIPTFKDAHAGLKYIISFENNN from the coding sequence ATGCATCAAGTACCATTTGATCTATCTAGTACCGATGTTTTGAACAGTATTGGTGAAGTCATCATTCTTGCAGATAAAGAGTATAAAATTATATGGATGAATATAAAGGCGAAGGAGATTTTAGGAACGATTGCTCCGTATTATGGTCTTTCCAGTTCAGATGATTTTATAGGTTTGAATATGGACTATTTTCACAACAAGCCTGATCATCAACGCAGAGTAATGGGACGGCTCGAGGGAGGACATAGGGCAAGGATTAATATTAAAGACAAAGTGATTGCAGATATCGTAATTACCCCCATTCGAAAAGAACAAGGTTTTATGGTTATGTTGATGGACGTTACCTCAAAGGTTGAAGAGGACAAGAGAAAAGAAAGATTAATTAAAGATCTTTCTGTGCCGATCCTAAATATTTGGGATAGAACGATCGCTCTAACGCTCATAGGAAGCCTGGAAATAGATCGCGGAGAACATATTATAACCACAGTTCTGGAAGAATGTGTAAATAATGGTGTCAGGTTTGTAATGGTCAGTTTAAGAGGTATAACCACATTTGATGATAGTGTTAGATATAATCTAACCAAACTATATGACTGTCTAAATCTGATTGGGGTAGAGTGTGTTATAGTTGGCATTAATCCTGAACTAGCAATGAACATACAGGAGTTAAATCATATCCCAACCTTTAAAGATGCTCATGCTGGCTTAAAATATATTATTTCTTTTGAAAATAATAATTAA
- the rbsC gene encoding ribose ABC transporter permease — protein MSASTRKISIFQKLGPLIGLVIILIVLSILSPEFFTLTNILNVLRQVSINALIAFGLTFVILTGGIDLSVGSMLALSGAITAGLMAGGTDPVLAMLAGLAAGTVMGAINGIIISKGKVAPFIATLATMTIFRGLTLVYTEGKPITGLSDDMSFVLMGRGYFLGIPFPVIWMLLAFAVLWFILKKTTFGRRTYAIGGNEEASLLSGIKVGRIKVMIYSLTGLLSAFAGIILTSRLNSAQPTAGTAYELDAIAAVVLGGTSLSGGKGWIFGTLVGALIIGVLNNGLNLLNVSSFYQQVVKGGVILLAVLIDRKKAA, from the coding sequence ATGTCAGCCTCAACACGAAAGATTAGTATATTTCAGAAGCTCGGTCCGCTCATTGGACTCGTCATTATCTTGATTGTTCTATCCATCTTAAGTCCGGAGTTCTTCACGTTAACGAATATTCTCAACGTGCTTCGGCAGGTCTCCATTAACGCGCTCATTGCGTTTGGACTGACGTTCGTCATCTTAACGGGAGGCATCGACCTTTCTGTGGGTTCGATGCTGGCACTGTCCGGAGCGATCACAGCCGGACTGATGGCTGGCGGAACAGACCCAGTTCTCGCTATGCTGGCAGGTCTGGCTGCGGGTACTGTAATGGGAGCCATCAACGGAATCATTATCAGCAAAGGGAAAGTGGCACCGTTCATCGCGACACTTGCGACGATGACCATTTTCCGAGGTTTGACGCTCGTTTATACCGAGGGAAAACCAATCACCGGCCTCTCGGATGATATGAGCTTTGTCTTGATGGGACGCGGGTATTTTCTTGGAATTCCTTTCCCGGTCATCTGGATGCTGCTCGCGTTCGCGGTCCTCTGGTTCATCCTGAAAAAGACAACCTTTGGAAGAAGAACGTATGCGATTGGCGGAAACGAAGAGGCATCACTGCTTTCAGGTATTAAAGTCGGCCGAATCAAAGTCATGATCTACTCGCTGACCGGTTTGCTGTCCGCATTTGCCGGCATCATTTTAACGTCGCGTCTGAATTCTGCACAGCCAACGGCAGGTACCGCGTATGAACTCGATGCCATCGCAGCTGTTGTACTGGGCGGGACAAGCCTTTCCGGTGGTAAGGGATGGATTTTCGGTACATTAGTCGGTGCCCTAATCATTGGTGTACTGAACAATGGATTGAACCTACTAAACGTTTCATCCTTTTACCAGCAGGTGGTTAAAGGCGGAGTAATTCTGCTCGCAGTGCTGATCGATCGGAAGAAGGCGGCTTAG
- a CDS encoding 2-hydroxyacid dehydrogenase: MKPKVFLARPIPAEAEAYISEHCTYEKWQGSAPITRSELLERLEDAEGLLITGETINDELLDHAPKLKVVSNISVGYNNFDLESMKKRNIMGTNTPDVLNETVADLALALILSAARRIPELDKLVKDGKWEEQDDEPLFGVDVHGKTLGIIGMGRIGEAIGKRAKFGFNMDILYHNRRRKPKTEEVLGAEYVPLEELLQSSDFVLLMVPFTLETRHLMGQEQFALMKKSAIFINTSRGQTVDENALIQALQNKEILAAGLDVFDQEPVSTGNPLLKLPNVVTLPHIGSATHQTRFDMAMLAAKNLVAAVTGNEPQNIVQELKSGIKL; the protein is encoded by the coding sequence TTGAAACCGAAAGTTTTTCTCGCAAGGCCTATCCCTGCTGAGGCAGAAGCGTATATTTCAGAGCATTGCACATACGAAAAATGGCAAGGTTCTGCACCGATAACGAGAAGTGAACTGCTAGAAAGATTGGAGGATGCAGAAGGGCTGCTCATTACCGGGGAAACAATTAATGACGAACTGCTGGATCATGCCCCAAAGCTAAAAGTCGTCAGTAATATTTCCGTTGGTTATAACAATTTTGACCTTGAGTCCATGAAAAAAAGGAACATTATGGGTACGAATACCCCTGATGTTCTCAATGAAACGGTGGCTGATCTGGCTCTGGCCTTAATACTTTCCGCAGCACGGCGCATCCCCGAGCTGGACAAGCTGGTGAAGGACGGCAAGTGGGAGGAGCAAGACGATGAACCGCTCTTCGGTGTCGATGTTCACGGAAAAACATTGGGTATCATCGGCATGGGCAGAATCGGTGAGGCTATTGGAAAGCGCGCCAAATTCGGCTTTAACATGGATATACTGTATCATAACCGGCGAAGGAAACCGAAAACAGAAGAGGTTCTCGGCGCGGAATATGTCCCGCTGGAGGAATTGTTGCAATCCTCGGACTTCGTACTGTTAATGGTTCCTTTTACTCTGGAGACGAGGCACCTTATGGGTCAAGAGCAATTTGCACTCATGAAAAAATCCGCCATCTTCATCAACACTTCACGTGGACAGACGGTCGATGAAAATGCCTTGATCCAAGCTCTGCAAAACAAAGAAATCCTGGCTGCAGGTCTCGACGTATTTGACCAGGAACCCGTCTCAACCGGCAATCCGCTGTTAAAGCTTCCTAATGTAGTGACTCTGCCTCATATCGGTTCAGCGACTCACCAGACAAGGTTCGATATGGCCATGCTCGCTGCCAAAAATCTGGTCGCTGCAGTTACAGGAAACGAGCCCCAAAATATTGTCCAAGAATTAAAAAGCGGAATCAAGCTGTAA
- a CDS encoding LacI family DNA-binding transcriptional regulator, translated as MATIKDVAKQAGVSVATVSRVMNSNGYVNENTKKKVDAAIQQLNYKPNAVARSLYKKTSKTIGLMVPDIVNPFFPELARAVEDTAHKLGYNVVFCNTDENAEKEEDYLEILLQKYVDGLIVASNTLTAEKVKQLNIPVVSIDRKINADIPTVVVKNKSGAQKAASFLKEMGCKRIAHLSGPEHIDNAMERRAGYLEEVGSEPWFDASYIEDGNYEMKTAIKATLQLLNRHPEIDGIFAGNDVMAIGAIKAAHQFGKKVPEELAIIGFDGIALSEATTPELTTVGQPIYDMGTIVADLLVKLIEKKPVENTFYELDVELIERESTRNV; from the coding sequence ATGGCAACCATTAAAGACGTCGCGAAACAGGCAGGTGTTTCAGTTGCGACGGTGTCCAGGGTGATGAACAGCAATGGGTACGTGAATGAAAATACGAAGAAAAAGGTTGATGCAGCGATCCAGCAGCTGAATTACAAGCCAAACGCGGTAGCCCGAAGCCTTTACAAAAAAACATCGAAAACCATCGGGTTAATGGTGCCGGATATAGTTAACCCATTTTTCCCGGAGCTTGCTAGGGCAGTGGAAGACACGGCCCATAAGCTGGGCTATAACGTTGTCTTCTGCAATACCGATGAAAACGCAGAAAAAGAAGAAGACTATCTTGAGATTCTGCTTCAAAAGTATGTTGACGGCCTTATTGTCGCTTCCAATACGCTGACTGCTGAAAAAGTGAAACAGCTGAACATTCCGGTTGTTAGCATCGACCGTAAAATCAACGCAGACATTCCTACGGTTGTTGTTAAAAACAAAAGCGGTGCACAAAAAGCGGCTAGCTTTTTGAAAGAAATGGGCTGTAAACGAATCGCCCATCTGAGCGGACCAGAGCATATTGATAATGCGATGGAGCGGCGTGCCGGTTATCTCGAAGAAGTGGGAAGTGAACCGTGGTTTGACGCCAGCTATATTGAAGACGGCAACTATGAGATGAAGACAGCGATCAAGGCGACACTTCAGCTGCTGAACCGCCACCCTGAGATCGACGGAATCTTTGCAGGCAACGATGTGATGGCCATCGGTGCGATCAAAGCAGCCCATCAGTTCGGAAAGAAGGTCCCCGAGGAACTGGCCATTATTGGTTTTGACGGTATTGCATTATCAGAAGCAACAACGCCAGAGCTGACCACTGTTGGACAGCCGATTTACGACATGGGAACAATCGTTGCTGATCTTCTTGTGAAGCTCATTGAGAAAAAGCCAGTGGAAAATACCTTCTATGAATTGGATGTTGAACTGATCGAACGAGAATCAACGAGGAACGTCTAG
- a CDS encoding cell wall hydrolase → MKMIKKMLILIVMGFTLVATPSLSYAQTLSKGSTGNEVKTLQSRMKNAGYFHGPVTGYYGPLTKYAVANFQLATGIVPDGVAGPRTFGKLNDVEIMARVVNGEARGESYLGKVAVAAVILNRLEDSRFPKDTFNVVYQTNAFTAVHDGQYNISPNASAYRAAIDAMKGWDPTHGSIFYYNPHLASNNWIFSRPSVTRIGNHIFAK, encoded by the coding sequence ATGAAGATGATAAAAAAAATGCTGATTCTGATTGTTATGGGATTCACGCTAGTGGCAACACCAAGTTTATCGTACGCACAAACGCTGAGTAAAGGAAGTACAGGCAATGAGGTTAAGACCCTGCAGAGCCGCATGAAGAATGCAGGCTACTTTCATGGTCCTGTTACCGGCTATTATGGACCTCTCACAAAGTATGCTGTCGCTAATTTTCAGCTGGCCACTGGCATTGTTCCTGACGGAGTTGCCGGCCCTCGCACATTCGGTAAGTTAAACGATGTCGAAATTATGGCAAGGGTAGTCAACGGAGAAGCGCGCGGGGAATCCTACCTCGGGAAAGTTGCCGTAGCTGCGGTCATACTAAACCGCCTTGAAGATTCACGTTTTCCAAAAGATACGTTTAATGTCGTCTACCAGACCAACGCTTTCACTGCCGTCCATGATGGACAGTATAATATCTCTCCTAACGCTTCCGCCTATCGTGCTGCCATTGATGCCATGAAAGGCTGGGACCCTACACACGGTTCTATTTTCTATTACAATCCTCACCTTGCATCGAACAACTGGATCTTTTCACGCCCAAGCGTTACCCGAATCGGCAATCATATATTTGCTAAATAA
- a CDS encoding LacI family DNA-binding transcriptional regulator, whose protein sequence is MAKKVSMQDIADALNISKNSVSQALSGKPGVSEATRRLVEKTAQEMGYSVRKSSVSAGVVGSGTGNIGLIASDYAFSLKSFFGEIYLSVEKEVTERGMNLLIQSINTGARDNLVLPSFIAEGKVDGVLILSHISTEYSNAVIATGIPTVIIDHHHPLIQADAILTNNRFGAYTAVKHLIELGHRDIAYVGNVRLSPSYQERLEGYRLALQEHGIELNEEFVFSDVLEDDQDVTGLVQGLDVQPSAWFCVNDGFGFFVRSALQQHGIAVPGEASVCSFDNGMLSRLSTPKITTMNIDLELYGRKAVEQLTWRMQHKNEPIIELLLPAELIVRESTAKR, encoded by the coding sequence ATGGCGAAAAAGGTCTCCATGCAGGACATTGCAGATGCATTGAATATATCGAAAAACTCTGTCTCCCAAGCGCTGTCGGGGAAACCGGGTGTGAGTGAAGCAACTCGGCGACTTGTTGAAAAAACAGCTCAAGAGATGGGATACAGTGTGAGGAAGTCGTCTGTGTCTGCTGGTGTGGTTGGGAGCGGCACAGGCAACATCGGGCTGATCGCTTCGGATTATGCCTTCTCGCTGAAAAGCTTTTTCGGGGAAATTTATTTGAGTGTGGAAAAAGAAGTGACCGAACGCGGGATGAACCTGCTCATTCAGTCGATCAATACCGGGGCGCGTGACAATCTAGTCCTTCCTTCCTTTATAGCAGAGGGCAAGGTCGATGGTGTCTTGATTCTCTCGCACATCAGCACGGAGTATAGTAACGCCGTCATCGCGACCGGTATCCCGACGGTCATCATTGACCATCACCATCCCTTGATTCAGGCGGATGCCATCCTGACGAACAACCGGTTCGGCGCCTATACTGCGGTCAAGCATCTGATCGAACTTGGCCACCGGGACATCGCGTATGTTGGAAACGTCAGGCTGTCCCCGAGTTATCAGGAGCGTTTGGAGGGCTACAGGCTCGCGCTTCAGGAGCATGGGATCGAGCTTAATGAGGAGTTTGTGTTTAGTGACGTTCTTGAGGATGATCAGGATGTGACCGGGCTCGTGCAGGGGCTGGATGTTCAGCCCAGTGCCTGGTTTTGCGTGAATGACGGGTTTGGCTTTTTTGTGAGGTCTGCCCTGCAGCAGCACGGCATTGCTGTTCCAGGTGAGGCTTCTGTGTGCAGTTTTGACAACGGGATGCTTTCTCGCTTGTCTACCCCGAAGATCACCACGATGAATATTGATTTGGAGCTGTATGGCCGGAAAGCCGTCGAGCAGCTCACCTGGCGCATGCAGCATAAGAATGAACCGATTATTGAGCTGCTGCTTCCTGCGGAGTTGATTGTGCGGGAGTCGACGGCAAAAAGGTAG